A region of the Primulina eburnea isolate SZY01 chromosome 7, ASM2296580v1, whole genome shotgun sequence genome:
attttttttggttttttaataattataaatatttaatattctattatatattaattatataattaatatttttatttttaaatttttaaaataatttattctcgaaacataaataataatttaaatttttttaaaattttttttaaaaattaaatagatggtataattctatttttttaatcgattttttaataaataatgaaataacataattatatttattatgtataattgtgtaatgaaattataaatagctattattgaattaaaattaatattataagaatattctgagaatattcttttttagTGTAGAATGTTGTGTAGATAGGTTGGAGATGAATTTAGTGTTACACTATTGTAGGGTAGAATATAGTGCAGAATGTAGTACAGTGGGTTGAAGATGGTCTAACTCGTTTTAGAtaagtttttttatatataaaataacacACAGACAAGTGGGACTCTGTTACAATAtctttttgtttaatttttattattaagggtGGTCGACCCGAGCGTAAAACGACTCTGTTTTGAATCGTGaatgttttttatttatttaatatcattaaataattttattttattttattttcataaaacttgATGTTCAAAAAGTTCATATCACaagaagaaaatatttcagATGTAACAGAAATAATTCGATCGTAAATCATGGACGACAAAATCTCACATGTTGCACAGCATAATTGAGAATTAAAGttcaaatattttgtttgtttatatGCGAATGCGAATAATTATTATTCTTTCTCTTTCAAATCTAGACTAGTGAACAAAACATATATTCTGTATCTTTGTTGCACTATTGATATTTTGCATAGCCATGGGGATtctattgtttatattttgcaTGACAAAGTAGGTTCTTGAACCATTCGATATATGAAgtgtaaaaattatattttttatgttaatttaTTCTAAGTTTATGATTTCTTTGTGTGAGTTAATTTATtaatgtttattgatttatgttttagaAATCAGAATAAGATTGAACAGATTCGTATGCAGAaacaattgattttttttttttatgaagtgGGAATCCGCAGTTGTTATTTTTTTGTGCGTATTAGGTGAACTAACTTGATAGTCTATATAAATCACGTTAATTGGATGAATCACATTGAATAAGTTCTGTGACAAATTTGTCCAAAAAAGTATGATATGAGAAATCGAACTCGATCTAGATCAttgtttaatatttatttattccaTCAACTCGAACATTCAAATAACAAATGATTATTTTGAAAGTGGCTCATTTGTTTTCTTAAATGAGAGAATCAGGGTGATATTTAATTCGGGTGATAAATTCGAGTAGTCAGTTATTATCAAGGTTATAAAAAGTATGAAGTGTGACGAAATGTCACGATTAAGCTTTAAGCTTTACAAAATTAAGCGGGTAGTACGAAATTTATTTTTCAGttttgttataatttttatcgtgttaatttgattaatatatTAAATGACATAGAATatccaaaaatttaaaataaatgcataaatttttaatttatcaaATATTTAAGTTTCAAAATCACAAATTGTGTATAGTAAAAATTTGGTCGATCATTGCTAGGTCAAGGTCGTTTCTTAGTCTCAAAGAAAGAAATTATTCGAGATCAATTTTATTTCGATGTCTTTAGAAATTTttaataaacaaatttatattattaaatatttattgtgttaaataaattctagagtaagtctcttgtgagacggtcttacgaatctttatctgtgagacaggacaatcctaccgatattcagaataaaagtaatactcttagtatacaaagtaatattttttcatggatgtcccaaataagagatttgtctcacaaaatacaacccgtAAGACCTTCTCTCACAAGTTTTTgactaaattttaaaagttaaagtttgtttaaaaaaaaacattaaaaaaatatagcaaTTTTTTTTCTCATACTTCAAACTTAAACCGCGttttttcactcttttcagAACATTGGCATCATTAACAATTCCGAAAAGTAAGTTTCATGGTTTTTCATCGAAATTACGAAGAAACGTCATAGGTATCGAGAATTGCATGATCAAAACTCTTCAATGCTAAAGTTAGCACCACTCAACTAAGTTTTCTTGAGAAAACAAgattgtttaaaaataaaatgagaaCTTACGTTTAATGTGAAAATCTTTACCTATTTATAGGATTTTCAAGTGCGTGATGGACTTGGCTTCATAATTAATTACATATAAACTAAGCGTAATTTAATTTGcagatttaaataaataaattatatcatACTCAATCAGTAGTATTTTTTTATTCGATCTTAAATATTGATTATTATTTTATCCAATATCATTCTTAAGTATAATtaggaattttttattttaaagaaaCTCATTGGTTATTAttctatttaaatataatttatagaAAATTAGTAATTTTTCTTTGGCTTCTAATATATTGTTCTCACTTGTTGCTATAAATCGAAAAATTGCCATGCCCGAAACATTTCAAACTTTAGTTcatgttttataaattaaaaaccTGTCCAAATTACATCATGATCATCCCTCATGTCATTGGATTGAAAGTTTGAATTAGAAAAGATTTTAATAACTAATTTGAAATGTGTTGGTTATGTTAGAAAAATGTCTTATAATCTTTTACTATTTTATCAAAGATGAGAATATTATAAAAACATATTGGTATGTTGTGTCCTCGtttgaatttataagaaaacAATCTCTCTCACAATAATTACATTTTTTGCACTCAATGAAAATCGACGTCACAAAATAATAATTAGAATCGAACCTCTGATATTGATTTGATACCAATCGTAAGTTTAATCgtttgtcgttttaccaaaaactatagttGGTGGTAACTAtgtaattcaaatattttaaattgtataaCTCAAATATTACGTTTTGATTTCTTattgcaactcaaatattttaatgactagtatttaacccgtgcgatgcacgagatgatattattaaaaattagtgaaaaatgaatagatatttaaattttaaaaaataatacaattataaaaaataaaaataaaactattttttcactaattttaaaaggttTCTTATATACAATGcatgtcgattaatttttttggataataatcactatcatatatcaaaattttagatcgtGTTAGCCTAAGACAATAACATGATGTTTATCGCgtttagtgtattgatgtcgTCCATCAAccttaatatatatttaattatttacttttcgagaagttatatattattattttttaatatgtgatgagaaaatatttttaaatcacattcaataaaattaataaaaaaaatactttttaaaaaattcagtaatttcgtctaaatccacattcacaaacaattttgtgacatgatacgtgtttgacacatttgaatgataacaaaaaaaatttcttcaatatctttatccaaatggGTTGTGATTTAATTTACAAAATCTTTTCTTAATATACACAACAACCTATTACtccgaaagaaaaatgaaacgtTTGATCATAAGTAGATTATGTATAAAtcagaaaatttattttattaacatttactaTGTGTATTTCAAAATAATgtcaacaaattttaaaaggtGTCTTCTAATAATATGTGTGCTTTCTTTAGAATTGGTCTAATCATTTCCATTACGGGACATTATACTATCATGTATCCATAAACtttgtaatataaaaaaaaaacacattaataacaaataataattaaaattttgtataaatagaagaatattattttttatttcttgatcatgaaagatagatttcaaacttaatgtcTCGTTGTTTTCATATGTATGTATTTCTTAACAacgaacaaatctaaatttaaacgaacattacatcttgaaaggattcaactcatatatgatGATGAAAAGAAGAGCCATTTCAGAATTTAATTttggaataaataaatttaataagataaattttaataaaattggtttctaatataatatgcgatattacattatttataatttaaaattcaaataagacatctCAAGGGACAAAAAATATACATTGGATGCTTTTGACAGAATTACAACATAcattaactctttcaaattatggAAATCCCGAATTGCATGTATTGAGTGTCaaacatttctgattattgaggATAATATCGAAAGTTATTTAATGTCTATTTGAAATTCTTTTGAatctatctcttttaattttcttatgctatcttatttgaatttttaagaagacaaatcaagatatacaatatacatatgattttggaagaaaactacaatgcaataattctttaaaattaaggtaatttcgaaataatatgtatttgggataaaaaaaatttatgattattaaataatacattAATGTCCATTGGAATACTTTGTTGTAATGATAATTTTTAAcactcaaccaattttatttttagaaaatttaaataaactaattaaatataatatttcttttttagtaagtattttgagaaataaattatttaaagtagaaaaatttattttggatgatttatttcatgagtgatactgaacattgcaaccatttttattttaaatttatttatatagtttttacttaaactgattgatataattaatgGAAAAACTTTTAATATAGTTTATTTTTTCAATATAGTgtagttttaatttgagtaaaaaaataaaaaatatttaatacataaattacatttgaattaatataaaaattaattaaattcaaaattgaattaaatgaaatgatataatcaatgtaaacaataattgaagtgatcatttattgcagtgCACATATTTCAATATTGATGATAAATCTTTCCTTttatagaaatgatattttggcggaaaattactatttttgacaaaaactctgcttatatatatatatatatatatatatatatatatatatatatatatatatatatatatttgtgagaCTCCAACTCATTTTCCCTAAAGCCTAGCCCATGTTACACtccaagcccagcccatttagtaattaagtttaaaaaaaaaggaagaTTCGTGAATCTCTCTCCAACTTCATCGTCTGAAAGCTGCATTTTCTTTCTTCTTCAATTTTGAAGCTTCATTAATCGATTGTGGTCGTTCCGCTTGTCTAAAAATTAATGTAAATACATATTCGGAAAGCTTTCGACGAGGACTATCCATTGATTGGATACTGTTTCTAATTCTTGAAGAGAATTTAATTTTTAGGATTATTTATTTTCACAAGGCAATTTTTATGTCTTATCACTTCATTTAGGTCTTTGTTTAATCCTGCTCTGTTCATAATTTATGAATTGTCGGAGAGACATAAATAgggaataatattttatgagaaaataattTTCAGTTTCTCATGCTACAATTTTTGGCCGAGTCAAATTATTAAAAAAGAATTTTATGTTTCGATCTATACTAAAGAGAGTAAAGCTAATGGGTTTGTAAATTATATAATCGGAAATCAAAGGTGCATGATAAAGTAACATGTTTATACAAAATACTCATTATCCATCTCAACTAAACAAAAAATTCGATTTGGGACAAGTATTATTTCAaggcatcttgaagatcaaatgaCACCTTTGAAGTTGATTCAAATAATGAGAAACCTAATAAAAAATTTAGCAAAATGAGAGCAAGTCCAACTGTGAGCATACATTTGATATATACATACACTGTAAAAATCCTCACTCACGATCACTTGCAGATATAAATGAGTCGAATTTCAAAGTTTAGATTAGTGAGTATTTACACAAAACATTACAGATTTTGTTTGTAATCTTGACATAAAAGACGATAAATATTATGTGGATAGTTATGCGAGGCTCACAATCGAGGATGTGCTATGAGTTTCAATTAAGCAAGAAATAAGTTCTAAGTTGAAATGAGTTTGTACAAaaaattgtataaatcaaagtcttcttggTGGATTTTTTCCAAAAGAGAATAagtaatctccgaacatccataaataaaTGTGTATCTAATATTTATCACATTTACTTATTATTGCTACTGTTTTAAAATGTATTGTTGAAACATTTTGTGTGTATTTTAAATACCTAATATTGTATACaaaatgtttgataaaatatttcagtcaaaaatatttttactcatttaactcgcatatcttttaaatgttttatcaaAATGTTTATTAAGTTTCTACAgaggattattttaaatgtattaTGTTTGATTTAAAAATCAAACTCGATTGAATTCATCGACATTTAATATTTCAAGAATCGAACTAAATTAGCTCAACGATTATCCTACAATCGATTATATCatacataaataaaaaatttattgtttGGTACTCCAAACATTTAAAAGAGTTTttgatttcatactacataagAACATGATTTGGCAAGTGTTCCTTGAGCAGTTATTAGTTCTGTccctatataaaaaaaaaatttaatgctatattattatataaattatttaaattggcTATTTACTTCCACATGCAACTTATTTATTTCTCAATTAATGATacacttttattttaaaacaagaATAATGATACCCTTAATCTCTCAACTATATTAATTTaaagtttaataatttaaaagctTTAATTATTCAACATAATTCCGTGCCGTCTCTGGCCAAGAAACTTGAGTCGACCTGGCTCAGGTCAACCGGAACCGGCTAGCCGAAAGAGGGTTCTGTATCGGGAATTGATGATGCGGTAAAAATAGGGGTGCGCAACTACGGCTTGGTCGATTTCGGTTCAAAACTCAAATTTAATCGTATTTTATCGGAGTTATAAAATTTCAAACTGAATCAAACCATTAAGTTTGAATGActaattttaagttttgattttcaTAATGAACAACTCTAATTAAAACATCTATTCCTAAGTTACTGGGCCAAATATCAAGCGATTGAATAAGCAAGAATGCGAGAGTTTGGTTCGATTAAAATAGGATAGGCAGGCATTGGGAAATTTTCAAAGACCGTCGTTTTTATTCATTGGCACACAAAATAAAGGTAATAACAGTACAAAAACTGTTGAATCTACTCCCACAAGAATGCGAGAGTTTGGTTCGATGCGTTTGTTGGTGATCTGTGCTGAAACATTTCCGGGAAGTTTAACGTACTGGAGACATTGCCACCACCATGGGAAACGGTAGCAGAAACCACTGGCTTGACATCTTCGGCGAGCGTGAACGGGCTTAAATCATTAATGTAAAGCCAATTCTGAACGACAGACTGTGTCTGGGGGAGTATTGGTTCGGTTTGAAACGCTTGGTTCAAACCAAACTCCCGAGTTACAGTGGGTGGCGATGACAGAAGAGAGCGAGCCTGATTAGAAAAGCTTTTACTACTCTCAGACGCAGATTTCGGATCAAGAAACGGTTGGCAGATGGAAGTTTCTTGGACAATAGCAGCAGGGTCACTGCCTTGAATGAACTGAAGTTGATTCACTGCTTTATAGCTGGGCTGCTGATTCTTATATGTCACTGCACTACTCTCTGGTTTAAAAACAGCAGCATTTGCCAGAACTTGTGGGCTACCTAATGAGTAAAATCTTGTACCTTGTTGGCTTGAGGATATGAATCCAGAATTTCTTGAGACGGAGCCAGGCGGAGGCTTCCTTCGCCTGCGGTTATGACCATCAAGACGCTTCCTGCAACTTCGTTTTCCTTCGTCGAACTCTACTAGCGAATGGAACCTGCATACTCGAAGCAATTCAAAACCAAaaacatttgaaaaaatcagtTGGGTTGCATAAAATTATTAGAAAAGAATATAACAAATGCGACAAGAAACTGATCAAGAAAGTATCTTCAGTCTTGACCTGCTGCACTGTTGACAGAACCGCTGGTCTCGACCCCCTATGGTAACTTTGGGGGTCTTTGAGTGAATCTCGCACACTTTATGTCGTCGGTGATAGTCTCTGCATAGCCTTAAATCTGCGTCACACCCATCGACCAAGCAAGAAGCGACCTGACCAATATTTCTATCAGCCTTTGCCCTTTTCCACGCCCCCGAGAACAAGGCTGATGATTCCATCTAGAGTTCAGGCAGGCTACAAGTCCGTCAAAAGTTCGACTAGTTTCTTTAATCCGTAGACCTCCAATATCTTCCTTCTAAAAATCAAAATACACCGAAATAAAAAACACAACATCGCGTAAGAAAGctgcaaataaataaaaattaccaCACGAAACTTTCAATAAGCAATCCAGACTCAAATCTTGCTCTTTTCCCTCAAAGAAGAAGGCTTTTCTTTATTTAAGGAATCATTTCGGAGCCGGCAAAAGCAAgaataagttttaaaatgaatctcACTACTAGACTCCAATTGCCCTTTTTCTATTTCCCTTTTGGTTTTCAAATTGTAGGTTAGGCCAGCATTTAACTgcacaatagtttaagttatcCATCCATCCCCAACCCCCCAAAATCCCAAGTCCCACCCACCGACAGGAGATACAACGACTAAGTAAAAAGATCAGATTACATAAACCAAGACATTGCTTTATGTATGCCAAAATTATCTGACAATATGCATGATTCAACATAATCCAAGAAACAAGATAATTTTTTTCTTGTATCAAATCACCCAAAAAGAATCGTCAGCCCATCTCACACAAAGTTATCAGACCACCATTTATTAAACAAAGAAAATCAAAGAACAAACAGAAACATGATATGAACAAAGAATCAACAGATGTGGGATACCGTAACAGTGGAAAACAGTAACTCCCATTTTGgaaaaaaatcaagttgttcagCAGTAAAAAGCAAGATCAAAACTCGAACCTTAATTTTCTACaactatatataaaaaaaaacccaaAGTGCAGAGGTTGATAGTCCGAAATCATTCTTTTCTCGGTGACAGCTGCATACGGCGATTAAAAACAAAAACCCATTGGGAAAACTGAAGAGAAAAGCTGTACTACCTCAGAAATACTGAACTAGATGATGCGACAACTTGTGCGAGACGAGCCCGAAAATGCCAGAATGCACATCAAAATTGGAAGGTAGAATATCAGTGTATCGGAGTAGAGTAGCTGACTCTATGGGAGGGGAAGGTCCGAGCTGAGAATATCATGAATATTTATCTATGAAatgggtcaaccttaccgatattcacaataaaaagtaatactcttaacataaaaactaataattttttattgatgGCTCAAATAATAGATTTGTCTTACAAAACACGACATGTGAAACTggctcacacaaatttttggaGTATATATTACTATTTAACTAAGAATGAAGTCATGCAATAAGATTTGATAAAgtcttatataaaaatataattatactctgatttttctatatttttaaattttaacttattttttccatattttaaatttttaaataatttataattattttaataattataaaaaaaaaaagagcttCTCTAACATGTCAAAattaattagggtttaattttAATCAAAAATCTAAATATATAATGCAATCTAAATTAGTTACGAGGGTTATAATAATATACTAACTATTACTATAATGCTATGATGacaatattaaaacaataatataaatttgtaaaacattatataaaaataacaaacataatattaatgaattttttttatggcTTATAACTAACCAAACACTAAAAAttctaattttaaaataagatatcggattcaaaactaaatataataaattatttggaattcaaaaataaaaaaatataaatcgaATCGATTCGGGAGGAGACATGGGCCTCCCCCATTATTGATTTGGAGAATAGTCGCTTCGGTCTCCATCCTCGTCCCCACCATATACATTTAGTCTAGCATAAATGTGTGTGTTCATGAACAGGACCCATGTGCATCACAATAATACTATACatacaaatatatacatatatatatatatatatatatatgtatattaatttaaatataagataataatgtagatattaataaaataataagaaaaGAAATTATAGttaatataatatttcatgttgttgataaaCCATAGTTTGTTTGATTTGATCGATTAAATATGAGATAAGAATATAAATTATCATTTAgtgtttttaataattaataaaaaaagttatgatattatttattaaagatAGGATTGTAATTTAACTTTAATTGATTTAAGATACAAGATTAACAAGTTGATTgatttcaaataaataatatgacCAAGTAATCATAAAATGGAATAAGATAAATTATCAATAGATTaatgataaaaacttgtgtgggaCAGTTttacatgtcgtattttgtgagacagatgtcttatttgagtcatccatgaaaaaatattactttttattgtgaatatcggtatgattaACCcgttcgtgagaccgtcttacagaAGACATATTATAGATTAATAATGTGTAGCTTGAGACAGTTTCTATATGTATACTAGATTTTTTCATATATCTAATTATATGTATAGGAATCTTTATTTCCGATCAAATTTGTTTGGATGTTTGGAGACAAAGAATAGTAACTCGATAGGTCCTACCTTTAGTAAATGCTAACTTTGGGATCGTGTGTTGCGTGCAAGAGGGCAAATTGCATTTATCACTCCAATGAATAAACAATTTTTTTGGGAAACCAAGTGTTTCTTAAAATGAGGCAGCAATTTGTGCCTTTCGTGAGGgttttatgtctgattttttaaaatatgatgttttcgaatataattaattaattttagaataagattttgtgtgttttttttaggtttttccattatttttaaatgttaatattatgtattgaattttttacgtcagtgtatatatatatatatatatatatatatatatatatatatatatatatatatatatatatatatgagggttttatgtctgattttttaaaatatgatgttttcgaatataattaattaattttagaataagattttgtgtgttttttttaggtttttccattatttttaaatgttaatattatgtattgaattttttacgtcagtatatatatatatatatatatatatatatatatatatatatatatatatatatatatatatatatatatatatcacagaATTTATTTTCGAATATTTGGTATTTTCATGATTTTCTAAATCTAAGACAatgtcaaaaaaatttaaaagtgaccgtgtgacaccctgacccgttgacaattaaaaatacagcggaatttaaaattttcttgcaaatggaaggagtttcaaaatacatttccatatatcatcaaaagtattaacatgatcaactaaatgatacatcaaaatacaaaacatcattttaatgatcatgtccaaaaata
Encoded here:
- the LOC140837085 gene encoding squamosa promoter-binding-like protein 16, which encodes MESSALFSGAWKRAKADRNIGQVASCLVDGCDADLRLCRDYHRRHKVCEIHSKTPKVTIGGRDQRFCQQCSRFHSLVEFDEGKRSCRKRLDGHNRRRRKPPPGSVSRNSGFISSSQQGTRFYSLGSPQVLANAAVFKPESSAVTYKNQQPSYKAVNQLQFIQGSDPAAIVQETSICQPFLDPKSASESSKSFSNQARSLLSSPPTVTREFGLNQAFQTEPILPQTQSVVQNWLYINDLSPFTLAEDVKPVVSATVSHGGGNVSSTLNFPEMFQHRSPTNASNQTLAFLWE